In Methylobacterium aquaticum, the following are encoded in one genomic region:
- a CDS encoding DMT family transporter has product MTRLLPLSDVSWPTRLAPGLFVLIWATGFVVARLIAPHADPLTFLTVRFGLTAIVLTGIALAVGATWPRGWRGWRDAMVAGILIHGLYLDAVFWAVHRGLPAGIAALVASLQPLLTAAVAGPLLGERVSGLRWLGIGVGLIGAGLVLAPKLGAAGGIPPAALAVCFCGTIAITLGTLWQKRTAAAVDLRTNAAAQFVGALLLTLPLALLTERGEFDVSVPLLLGLAWAVLGLSVGGILILLGLIRRGAVAGVAALFYLVPPVSAAMAFGLFGETLAPVQLLGMVVAVAGVAIASRG; this is encoded by the coding sequence ATGACCCGCCTCCTGCCCCTGTCCGATGTGTCCTGGCCCACGCGTCTGGCGCCCGGCCTGTTCGTGCTCATCTGGGCCACGGGCTTCGTCGTGGCGCGGCTCATCGCGCCGCATGCCGATCCGCTGACCTTCCTGACCGTCCGTTTCGGCCTCACCGCCATCGTGCTCACGGGGATCGCGCTGGCGGTCGGCGCCACCTGGCCCCGGGGCTGGCGCGGCTGGCGCGACGCGATGGTGGCCGGGATCCTGATCCACGGCCTCTACCTCGATGCGGTGTTCTGGGCGGTGCATCGCGGGCTGCCCGCGGGCATCGCCGCCCTGGTGGCGAGCCTCCAGCCGCTGCTGACCGCCGCGGTGGCCGGGCCGCTGCTGGGCGAGCGGGTCTCGGGCTTGCGCTGGCTCGGCATCGGGGTCGGCCTGATCGGCGCCGGGCTGGTGCTGGCGCCGAAGCTGGGGGCGGCCGGCGGCATCCCGCCGGCGGCGCTCGCCGTGTGCTTCTGCGGCACCATCGCCATCACCCTCGGCACCCTGTGGCAGAAGCGCACGGCCGCCGCCGTCGACCTGCGCACCAACGCCGCCGCGCAGTTCGTCGGCGCCCTGCTGCTCACCCTGCCGCTGGCGCTCCTGACCGAGCGGGGAGAGTTCGATGTCTCGGTGCCGCTGCTCCTCGGCCTCGCCTGGGCGGTGCTGGGCCTGTCGGTCGGCGGCATCCTGATCCTGCTCGGGCTGATCCGCCGCGGCGCGGTGGCGGGGGTGGCGGCCCTGTTTTACCTCGTGCCGCCGGTCTCGGCCGCGATGGCCTTCGGGCTGTTCGGCGAGACCCTCGCGCCGGTCCAGCTCCTCGGCATGGTGGTGGCGGTGGCCGGGGTGGCGATCGCGAGCCGCGGTTAA
- the fliP gene encoding flagellar type III secretion system pore protein FliP (The bacterial flagellar biogenesis protein FliP forms a type III secretion system (T3SS)-type pore required for flagellar assembly.): MVPPTPRSLPPILRLPVRRLPLLCRAVVALLFLSGGTALAQSLTVDLGPSGGVTERALQLVALITILALAPSVLVMATSFTRIVVVLSILRSALGTQTAPPNAVIVSLSLFLTAFVMAPTAREAYRTGIEPLLAGQIQQNQAFERASQPFKAFMLRSVREKDLKLFLDLARAPTPAGPEAVGLEILTPAFMISELRRAFEIGFLLFIPFLIIDLVVASILMSVGMMMLPPATVALPFKLIFFVLVDGWTLVAGSLVQSYGN; encoded by the coding sequence ATGGTGCCCCCGACTCCCCGCTCCCTCCCCCCGATCCTTCGCCTGCCGGTTCGGCGCCTGCCGCTTCTCTGCCGCGCGGTGGTGGCCCTGCTGTTCCTGTCGGGCGGAACGGCCCTGGCGCAGAGCCTGACGGTCGATCTCGGCCCCAGCGGCGGCGTCACCGAACGGGCCCTGCAGCTCGTCGCCCTCATCACCATCCTGGCGCTCGCGCCCTCGGTCCTGGTGATGGCGACCTCGTTCACCCGCATCGTGGTGGTCCTGTCGATCCTGCGCTCGGCGCTCGGCACCCAGACGGCGCCGCCGAACGCCGTGATCGTCAGCCTGTCGCTGTTCCTCACCGCCTTCGTGATGGCGCCGACGGCGCGGGAGGCCTACCGCACCGGCATCGAGCCGCTGCTCGCCGGGCAGATCCAGCAGAACCAGGCCTTCGAGCGGGCGAGCCAGCCGTTCAAGGCGTTCATGCTGCGCAGCGTGCGCGAGAAGGACCTGAAGCTCTTCCTCGACCTCGCCCGGGCCCCGACGCCGGCCGGCCCCGAGGCGGTCGGCCTCGAGATCCTGACCCCCGCCTTCATGATCTCGGAACTGCGCCGCGCCTTCGAGATCGGCTTCCTGCTGTTCATCCCGTTCCTGATCATCGACCTCGTGGTCGCGTCGATCCTGATGTCGGTCGGCATGATGATGCTGCCGCCCGCCACCGTGGCGCTGCCGTTCAAGCTGATCTTCTTCGTGCTGGTCGACGGCTGGACCCTGGTGGCCGGCTCCCTGGTGCAGAGCTACGGGAACTGA
- the flgB gene encoding flagellar basal body rod protein FlgB yields the protein MSVTDLPLVAMLRNRMQWQQTRQKVLAENVANADTPGFKAHDLKAPRFRPDGALAAAGLPGVGLERTSLVHLAGTGQASPPEERAGTRFEMMPSGNAVSLEDEMLKAADNQGDYQLASLLYRKSLQTLRIAVGK from the coding sequence GTGTCGGTCACCGATCTCCCCCTCGTCGCGATGTTGCGCAACCGGATGCAGTGGCAGCAGACCCGCCAGAAGGTCCTGGCCGAGAACGTCGCCAATGCCGACACGCCGGGCTTCAAGGCCCACGACCTCAAGGCGCCGCGCTTCCGCCCGGACGGCGCGCTGGCCGCCGCCGGCCTGCCGGGGGTCGGCCTGGAGCGCACCAGCCTCGTCCACCTCGCCGGGACCGGCCAGGCCTCGCCGCCGGAGGAGCGGGCGGGCACGCGCTTCGAGATGATGCCGAGCGGCAACGCCGTGAGCCTCGAGGACGAGATGCTGAAGGCCGCCGACAACCAGGGCGACTACCAGCTCGCCAGCCTCCTCTACCGCAAGAGCCTGCAGACCCTGCGCATCGCGGTCGGCAAGTAA
- the flgC gene encoding flagellar basal body rod protein FlgC yields MDFNKAIGIAASGLKVQSGRMRVISENIANADSAPTSAAAEPYRRKIPTFTNHIDRELDASVVDLGRVRKDQSPFRSKQDPGNPAADANGTVRMPNVNVLVETVDMREAQRSYEANLNMVTLTNRMVSRTIDILKA; encoded by the coding sequence ATGGATTTCAACAAGGCGATCGGCATCGCGGCCTCCGGGCTCAAGGTCCAGTCGGGCCGGATGCGGGTGATCTCGGAGAACATCGCCAACGCGGATTCGGCGCCGACCAGCGCCGCCGCCGAGCCCTACCGGCGCAAGATCCCGACCTTCACCAATCACATCGACCGCGAGCTCGACGCGTCGGTGGTGGATCTGGGCCGCGTGCGCAAGGACCAGAGCCCGTTCCGCTCCAAGCAGGATCCCGGCAACCCCGCCGCCGACGCCAACGGCACGGTGCGGATGCCCAACGTCAACGTCCTCGTCGAGACCGTCGACATGCGCGAGGCCCAGCGCTCCTACGAAGCGAACCTCAACATGGTCACGCTCACCAACCGCATGGTGTCCCGCACCATCGACATCCTCAAGGCCTGA
- the fliE gene encoding flagellar hook-basal body complex protein FliE, translated as MTTNAFAAGAYAAIQNMGRAPTSGLTGAGAGEGGFTQLLSSALDGVSEAGKRADGQAMAVAAGKANVVDVVTAVAESETALQTLVAVRDRVISAYEDIMRMQI; from the coding sequence ATGACCACCAACGCTTTCGCGGCCGGCGCCTACGCCGCCATCCAGAACATGGGCCGCGCGCCCACCTCCGGCCTCACCGGGGCCGGCGCGGGGGAGGGCGGCTTCACCCAGCTCCTGTCGTCGGCCCTCGACGGGGTGTCGGAAGCCGGCAAGCGCGCCGACGGCCAGGCCATGGCGGTCGCCGCCGGCAAGGCCAACGTCGTCGACGTGGTGACCGCGGTGGCCGAGAGCGAGACCGCGCTCCAGACCCTGGTGGCGGTGCGCGACCGGGTGATCTCGGCCTACGAGGACATCATGCGGATGCAGATCTAG
- the fliQ gene encoding flagellar biosynthesis protein FliQ, with protein MTGLAILDVARDGILTFLKVAGPLMVVALVVGLVVSLFQALTQIQEQTLIYVPKIVAVFAAMLLMLPFMGDALAGYMTRIAARIAAGG; from the coding sequence ATGACCGGTCTCGCCATCCTCGACGTCGCCCGCGACGGCATCCTCACCTTCCTCAAGGTCGCTGGCCCCCTGATGGTCGTCGCCCTCGTCGTGGGCCTCGTCGTGTCGCTGTTCCAGGCGCTCACCCAGATCCAGGAACAGACCCTGATCTACGTGCCCAAGATCGTCGCGGTCTTCGCCGCGATGCTGCTGATGCTGCCCTTCATGGGCGATGCGCTCGCCGGCTACATGACCCGCATCGCCGCCCGGATCGCCGCGGGGGGATGA
- the fliR gene encoding flagellar biosynthetic protein FliR, with amino-acid sequence MNLLLPGLASAFLLTFARVGTLVMLMPGVGEAMVSPRLRLAFALLLSLVLFPVARPLLPGGTGPEPGGAATALVGVLFGEIAVGLVLGLSVRAVIAALQSAGTIIAQQLGLSFAMTVDPSLGNQQATLGSFLSLLGLTLVLTSDLHHLALAGIRDSYVLMPPVGMPATGDAAAFAVQAVTRGFTLAVQISAPFIAFGILFNLGLGVLSRLMPQMQVFFVATPAAILIGMLVFLATIGVIMGVFVDDLGRFLADLGRA; translated from the coding sequence GTGAACCTCCTCCTGCCCGGCCTCGCCTCGGCCTTCCTCCTGACCTTCGCGCGGGTCGGCACGCTGGTGATGCTGATGCCGGGCGTCGGCGAGGCGATGGTCAGCCCGCGCCTGCGCCTCGCCTTCGCGCTGCTGCTCTCCCTCGTGCTGTTTCCGGTCGCCCGCCCGCTGCTCCCCGGGGGCACGGGGCCGGAGCCCGGCGGCGCGGCGACGGCGCTCGTCGGCGTGCTGTTCGGCGAGATCGCGGTCGGCCTGGTTCTGGGCCTGAGCGTGCGGGCGGTCATCGCCGCGCTCCAGAGCGCCGGGACGATCATCGCCCAGCAGCTCGGCCTCTCCTTCGCGATGACGGTCGACCCGTCCCTCGGCAACCAGCAGGCGACGCTCGGCAGCTTCCTGAGCCTCCTCGGCCTCACCCTGGTGCTCACCTCCGACCTGCACCACCTGGCGCTCGCCGGCATCCGCGATTCCTACGTCCTGATGCCGCCGGTCGGCATGCCGGCCACCGGCGACGCCGCCGCCTTCGCGGTGCAGGCGGTGACCCGCGGCTTCACCCTGGCGGTGCAGATCTCGGCGCCGTTCATCGCCTTCGGCATCCTGTTCAACCTCGGCCTCGGCGTGCTCTCGCGCCTGATGCCGCAGATGCAGGTGTTCTTCGTCGCCACCCCGGCGGCGATCCTGATCGGCATGCTGGTCTTCCTGGCGACGATCGGGGTGATCATGGGGGTGTTCGTCGACGATCTCGGCCGTTTCCTGGCCGATCTCGGGAGGGCGTGA